A region from the Poecilia reticulata strain Guanapo linkage group LG12, Guppy_female_1.0+MT, whole genome shotgun sequence genome encodes:
- the nedd4l gene encoding E3 ubiquitin-protein ligase NEDD4-like isoform X5, which yields MATNYEPIYGLSEDEHETRVLRVKVIAGIDLAKKDIIGASDPYVKLSLYVADENKELGLVQTKTIKKTLNPKWNEEFYFRVCPQNHRLLFEVFDENRLATSKNGLFHLGQTRDDFLGQVDVPLSHLPTEDPAMERPYTFKDFLLRPRSHKSRVKGYLRLKMAYLPKQGGQEEEAGEMREEAEVWDESADSGSQRPQQLLPPLPSGWEEKVDNLGRTYYVNHNNRTTQWKRPSNMDVISEIESDNQQRQINQEAHRVFRARRHISEDLENERMDSRDMDNSWELITEEDPNDSLAQSLPAPSSVLTPQHSPTPAAQEFSEDLNLRLSIAPETNGELPGPSSSLSQLSNRLRSSSMTDGVSDQAQAPPLTQGPQTRRTRAQTVSGGEEPMSPSAASYTLTTPGLPPGWEERKDAKGRTYYVNHNNRTTTWTRPIVQLTEDGASTSAAAAAVASGSASALVPASTPSSSSSNASNHHLHEPQIRRPRSLSSPTVTLSTPLEGANNIQVRRAVKDTLSNPQSPQLSPYSSPKSQHKTQQSFLPPGWEMRIAPNGRPFFIDHNSRATTWEDPRLKYPVHMRNKNSMEPGELGPLPNLPEEPGWEERIHTDGRTFYIDHNTKTTQWEDPRLQSPAITGPAVPYSREFKQKYDYFRKKLKKPADIPNRFEMKLHRNNIFEESYRRIMSLKRPDVLKARLWIEFESEKGLDYGGVAREWFFLLSKEMFNPYYGLFEYSATDNYTLQINPNSGLCNEDHLSYFKFIGRVAGMAVFHGKLLDGFFIRPFYKMMLGKQISLKDMESVDSEYYNSLKWILENDPTELDLRFCIDEDNFGQTYQVDLKPSGSDMVVTNENKKEYIDLVIQWRFVNRVQKQMNAFLEGFTELIPIDLIKIFDENELELLMCGLGDVDVNDWRQHTVYKNGYCPNHPVIQWFWKVVLLMDAEKRIRLLQFVTGTSRVPMNGFAELYGSNGPQLFTIEQWGTPDKLPRAHTCFNRLDLPSYESFEDLREKLLMAVENAQGFEGVD from the exons tgaaaacaaagagcttgGTTTAGTCCAgacaaaaactattaaaaag ACCCTCAATCCTAAATGGAACGAAGAATTCTATTTCCGG GTGTGCCCACAGAACCACAGGCTGCTTTTTGAGGTGTTTGATGAAAACCGATTG GCTACTTCCAAGAATGGCCTTTTTCACCTCGGACAG ACAAGAGATGATTTCCTTGGACAAGTCGACGTTCCCCTCAGTCATCTGCCG ACAGAGGATCCTGCCATGGAGCGCCCGTACACGTTTAAAGACTTCCTGCTTCGACCAAGAAG TCACAAGTCCAGGGTGAAGGGTTACTTGCGTCTGAAGATGGCCTATTTGCCCAAACAAGGAGGACAAGAGGAGGAGGCTGGAGAGATGAGGGAAGAGGCTGAG GTTTGGGATGAGTCCGCAGATTCGGGCTCCCAGCGACCCCAGCAGCTGTTGCCTCCTTTGCCTTCAGGCTGGGAAGAAAAGGTGGACAACCTGGGTCGCACCTACTACGTGAACCACAACAACCGCACCACCCAGTGGAAGCGGCCTTCAAACAT GGATGTTATCTCAGAAATCGAGAGTGACAATCAGCAGAGGCAAATAAATCAGGAGGCACATCGCGTTTTCCGTGCGCGGCGCCACATCAGCGAAGACCTAGAGAACGAGCGCATGGACTCCAGGGACATGGACAAT tcCTGGGAGCTCATCACCGAAGAGGATCCCAACGACAGCTTGGCCCAGTCTCTTCCTGCTCCCTCCTCCGTTTTGACCCCGCAGCACTCGCCGACGCCTGCTGCTCAGGAGTTCTCAGAAGACCTAAATCTGAGGCTGTCAATCGCCCCCGAAACGAACGGTGAACTGCCAGGGCCCAGCTCCTCTCTG AGCCAGCTGTCAAACAGACTCCGGTCTTCAAGTATGACAGATGGTGTCAGTGATCAGGCCCAGGCTCCTCCTCTAACG CAAGGTCCCCAGACCAGAAGAACAAGAGCTCAAACTGTGTCAGGTGGTGAGGAGCCCATG TCCCCCTCGGCAGCTTCCTACACCTTGACCACCCCCGGCCTGCCCCCCGGatgggaggagaggaaggacGCCAAGGGAAGAACTTATTACGTCAATCATAACAACCGCACCACTACTTGGACTAGGCCAATTGTGCAG CTGACTGAAGACGGAGCCAGcacctcagcagcagcagcagcagtagcgtCAGGGTCTGCCTCAGCCCTGGTACCTGCTTCcaccccttcctcctcctcttccaatGCTTCCAACCATCACCTCCATGAGCCCCAAATCCGACGACCTCGTAGCCTCAGCTCTCCCACTGTCACCCTTTCCACCCCTTTGGAG ggTGCCAACAACATCCAGGTGCGGAGGGCGGTGAAAGACACCCTCTCCAATCCGCAGTCTCCTCAGCTGTCTCCGTACAGCTCCCCAAAATCACAACACAAGACCCAGCAGAGCTTCTTGCCCCCGGGCTGGGAGATGAGGATAGCCCCTAATGGACGGCCTTTTTTCATCGACCACAACAGCAGAGCCACCACCTGG GAGGATCCCAGGTTGAAATATCCCGTCCATATGAGGAATAAGAACTCAATGGAACCTGGTGAACTTGGTCCTCTTCCT AACCTACCAGAGGAG CCCGGATGGGAGGAAAGGATTCACACAGACGGACGCACTTTCTACATCGACCACA ATACAAAGACCACTCAGTGGGAGGACCCCCGTTTACAGAGTCCGGCTATCACGGGACCC GCTGTTCCCTACTCCAGAGAGTTCAAGCAGAAATATGACTACTTCaggaagaaattaaagaaaccG GCAGATATCCCCAACCGCTTTGAGATGAAGCTACACAGGAACAACATCTTCGAGGAGTCCTACCGTCGAATCATGTCCCTGAAGAGGCCAGACGTTCTAAAAGCACGATTATGGATCGAGTTTGAATCGGAGAAAGGACTGGACTACGGCGGCGTGGCCAGGGAGTGGTTCTTCCTCCTGTCTAAGGAGATGTTCAACCCCTACTACGGCCTGTTCGAGTACTCTGCCAC GGACAATTACACTCTCCAGATCAATCCTAACTCTGGCCTCTGCAATGAGGATCACCTTTCCTATTTCAAGTTCATCGGGCGTGTGGCGGGAATGGCTGTGTTTCATGGAAAACTCCTGGATG GTTTTTTCATACGTCCATTTTACAAGATGATGCTGGGGAAACAGATATCGCTTAAGGACATGGAGTCTGTG GACAGTGAATATTATAACTCCCTAAAGTGGATTCTGGAAAATGATCCCACAGAACTGGACCTGAGGTTTTGTATTGACGAGGACAACTTTGGACAG ACATATCAGGTTGACCTGAAGCCCAGCGGTTCAGACATGGTGGTCACCAATGAGAACAAGAAAGAATACATTGA CTTGGTCATCCAGTGGAGGTTTGTGAACCGGGTCCAGAAGCAGATGAATGCCTTCCTGGAG gGATTCACTGAGCTCATTCCAATAGATTTGATCAAGATCTTTGATGAAAATGAACTTGAG CTGCTCATGTGCGGCTTGGGCGACGTCGACGTTAACGACTGGAGACAACACACAGTTTACAAGAACGGCTACTGTCCCAACCATCCGGTGATCCAGTGGTTCTGGAAG GTTGTCCTGTTGATGGACGCTGAGAAGAGAATCCGACTCCTCCAGTTTGTTACGGGAACGTCGCGAGTGCCGATGAACGGCTTCGCTGAACTTTATG GTTCTAATGGCCCTCAGCTCTTTACAATTGAGCAGTGGGGAACACCAGATAAGCTACCGAGAGCTCATACTTG TTTTAACCGCTTGGATCTGCCCAGCTACGAATCCTTCGAGGACCTGAGAGAGAAGCTCCTCATGGCGGTGGAGAACGCTCAAGGCTTCGAGGGAGTCGACTAA
- the nedd4l gene encoding E3 ubiquitin-protein ligase NEDD4-like isoform X6, which translates to MATNYEPIYGLSEDEHETRVLRVKVIAGIDLAKKDIIGASDPYVKLSLYVADENKELGLVQTKTIKKTLNPKWNEEFYFRVCPQNHRLLFEVFDENRLTRDDFLGQVDVPLSHLPTEDPAMERPYTFKDFLLRPRSHKSRVKGYLRLKMAYLPKQGGQEEEAGEMREEAEVWDESADSGSQRPQQLLPPLPSGWEEKVDNLGRTYYVNHNNRTTQWKRPSNMDVISEIESDNQQRQINQEAHRVFRARRHISEDLENERMDSRDMDNSWELITEEDPNDSLAQSLPAPSSVLTPQHSPTPAAQEFSEDLNLRLSIAPETNGELPGPSSSLSQLSNRLRSSSMTDGVSDQAQAPPLTQGPQTRRTRAQTVSGGEEPMSPSAASYTLTTPGLPPGWEERKDAKGRTYYVNHNNRTTTWTRPIVQLTEDGASTSAAAAAVASGSASALVPASTPSSSSSNASNHHLHEPQIRRPRSLSSPTVTLSTPLEGANNIQVRRAVKDTLSNPQSPQLSPYSSPKSQHKTQQSFLPPGWEMRIAPNGRPFFIDHNSRATTWEDPRLKYPVHMRNKNSMEPGELGPLPNLPEEPGWEERIHTDGRTFYIDHNTKTTQWEDPRLQSPAITGPAVPYSREFKQKYDYFRKKLKKPADIPNRFEMKLHRNNIFEESYRRIMSLKRPDVLKARLWIEFESEKGLDYGGVAREWFFLLSKEMFNPYYGLFEYSATDNYTLQINPNSGLCNEDHLSYFKFIGRVAGMAVFHGKLLDGFFIRPFYKMMLGKQISLKDMESVDSEYYNSLKWILENDPTELDLRFCIDEDNFGQTYQVDLKPSGSDMVVTNENKKEYIDLVIQWRFVNRVQKQMNAFLEGFTELIPIDLIKIFDENELELLMCGLGDVDVNDWRQHTVYKNGYCPNHPVIQWFWKVVLLMDAEKRIRLLQFVTGTSRVPMNGFAELYGSNGPQLFTIEQWGTPDKLPRAHTCFNRLDLPSYESFEDLREKLLMAVENAQGFEGVD; encoded by the exons tgaaaacaaagagcttgGTTTAGTCCAgacaaaaactattaaaaag ACCCTCAATCCTAAATGGAACGAAGAATTCTATTTCCGG GTGTGCCCACAGAACCACAGGCTGCTTTTTGAGGTGTTTGATGAAAACCGATTG ACAAGAGATGATTTCCTTGGACAAGTCGACGTTCCCCTCAGTCATCTGCCG ACAGAGGATCCTGCCATGGAGCGCCCGTACACGTTTAAAGACTTCCTGCTTCGACCAAGAAG TCACAAGTCCAGGGTGAAGGGTTACTTGCGTCTGAAGATGGCCTATTTGCCCAAACAAGGAGGACAAGAGGAGGAGGCTGGAGAGATGAGGGAAGAGGCTGAG GTTTGGGATGAGTCCGCAGATTCGGGCTCCCAGCGACCCCAGCAGCTGTTGCCTCCTTTGCCTTCAGGCTGGGAAGAAAAGGTGGACAACCTGGGTCGCACCTACTACGTGAACCACAACAACCGCACCACCCAGTGGAAGCGGCCTTCAAACAT GGATGTTATCTCAGAAATCGAGAGTGACAATCAGCAGAGGCAAATAAATCAGGAGGCACATCGCGTTTTCCGTGCGCGGCGCCACATCAGCGAAGACCTAGAGAACGAGCGCATGGACTCCAGGGACATGGACAAT tcCTGGGAGCTCATCACCGAAGAGGATCCCAACGACAGCTTGGCCCAGTCTCTTCCTGCTCCCTCCTCCGTTTTGACCCCGCAGCACTCGCCGACGCCTGCTGCTCAGGAGTTCTCAGAAGACCTAAATCTGAGGCTGTCAATCGCCCCCGAAACGAACGGTGAACTGCCAGGGCCCAGCTCCTCTCTG AGCCAGCTGTCAAACAGACTCCGGTCTTCAAGTATGACAGATGGTGTCAGTGATCAGGCCCAGGCTCCTCCTCTAACG CAAGGTCCCCAGACCAGAAGAACAAGAGCTCAAACTGTGTCAGGTGGTGAGGAGCCCATG TCCCCCTCGGCAGCTTCCTACACCTTGACCACCCCCGGCCTGCCCCCCGGatgggaggagaggaaggacGCCAAGGGAAGAACTTATTACGTCAATCATAACAACCGCACCACTACTTGGACTAGGCCAATTGTGCAG CTGACTGAAGACGGAGCCAGcacctcagcagcagcagcagcagtagcgtCAGGGTCTGCCTCAGCCCTGGTACCTGCTTCcaccccttcctcctcctcttccaatGCTTCCAACCATCACCTCCATGAGCCCCAAATCCGACGACCTCGTAGCCTCAGCTCTCCCACTGTCACCCTTTCCACCCCTTTGGAG ggTGCCAACAACATCCAGGTGCGGAGGGCGGTGAAAGACACCCTCTCCAATCCGCAGTCTCCTCAGCTGTCTCCGTACAGCTCCCCAAAATCACAACACAAGACCCAGCAGAGCTTCTTGCCCCCGGGCTGGGAGATGAGGATAGCCCCTAATGGACGGCCTTTTTTCATCGACCACAACAGCAGAGCCACCACCTGG GAGGATCCCAGGTTGAAATATCCCGTCCATATGAGGAATAAGAACTCAATGGAACCTGGTGAACTTGGTCCTCTTCCT AACCTACCAGAGGAG CCCGGATGGGAGGAAAGGATTCACACAGACGGACGCACTTTCTACATCGACCACA ATACAAAGACCACTCAGTGGGAGGACCCCCGTTTACAGAGTCCGGCTATCACGGGACCC GCTGTTCCCTACTCCAGAGAGTTCAAGCAGAAATATGACTACTTCaggaagaaattaaagaaaccG GCAGATATCCCCAACCGCTTTGAGATGAAGCTACACAGGAACAACATCTTCGAGGAGTCCTACCGTCGAATCATGTCCCTGAAGAGGCCAGACGTTCTAAAAGCACGATTATGGATCGAGTTTGAATCGGAGAAAGGACTGGACTACGGCGGCGTGGCCAGGGAGTGGTTCTTCCTCCTGTCTAAGGAGATGTTCAACCCCTACTACGGCCTGTTCGAGTACTCTGCCAC GGACAATTACACTCTCCAGATCAATCCTAACTCTGGCCTCTGCAATGAGGATCACCTTTCCTATTTCAAGTTCATCGGGCGTGTGGCGGGAATGGCTGTGTTTCATGGAAAACTCCTGGATG GTTTTTTCATACGTCCATTTTACAAGATGATGCTGGGGAAACAGATATCGCTTAAGGACATGGAGTCTGTG GACAGTGAATATTATAACTCCCTAAAGTGGATTCTGGAAAATGATCCCACAGAACTGGACCTGAGGTTTTGTATTGACGAGGACAACTTTGGACAG ACATATCAGGTTGACCTGAAGCCCAGCGGTTCAGACATGGTGGTCACCAATGAGAACAAGAAAGAATACATTGA CTTGGTCATCCAGTGGAGGTTTGTGAACCGGGTCCAGAAGCAGATGAATGCCTTCCTGGAG gGATTCACTGAGCTCATTCCAATAGATTTGATCAAGATCTTTGATGAAAATGAACTTGAG CTGCTCATGTGCGGCTTGGGCGACGTCGACGTTAACGACTGGAGACAACACACAGTTTACAAGAACGGCTACTGTCCCAACCATCCGGTGATCCAGTGGTTCTGGAAG GTTGTCCTGTTGATGGACGCTGAGAAGAGAATCCGACTCCTCCAGTTTGTTACGGGAACGTCGCGAGTGCCGATGAACGGCTTCGCTGAACTTTATG GTTCTAATGGCCCTCAGCTCTTTACAATTGAGCAGTGGGGAACACCAGATAAGCTACCGAGAGCTCATACTTG TTTTAACCGCTTGGATCTGCCCAGCTACGAATCCTTCGAGGACCTGAGAGAGAAGCTCCTCATGGCGGTGGAGAACGCTCAAGGCTTCGAGGGAGTCGACTAA
- the nedd4l gene encoding E3 ubiquitin-protein ligase NEDD4-like isoform X7 produces the protein MATNYEPIYGLSEDEHETRVLRVKVIAGIDLAKKDIIGASDPYVKLSLYVADENKELGLVQTKTIKKTLNPKWNEEFYFRVCPQNHRLLFEVFDENRLTRDDFLGQVDVPLSHLPTEDPAMERPYTFKDFLLRPRSHKSRVKGYLRLKMAYLPKQGGQEEEAGEMREEAEVWDESADSGSQRPQQLLPPLPSGWEEKVDNLGRTYYVNHNNRTTQWKRPSNMDVISEIESDNQQRQINQEAHRVFRARRHISEDLENERMDSRDMDNSWELITEEDPNDSLAQSLPAPSSVLTPQHSPTPAAQEFSEDLNLRLSIAPETNGELPGPSSSLSQLSNRLRSSSMTDGVSDQAQAPPLTQGPQTRRTRAQTVSGGEEPMSPSAASYTLTTPGLPPGWEERKDAKGRTYYVNHNNRTTTWTRPIVQLTEDGASTSAAAAAVASGSASALVPASTPSSSSSNASNHHLHEPQIRRPRSLSSPTVTLSTPLEGANNIQVRRAVKDTLSNPQSPQLSPYSSPKSQHKTQQSFLPPGWEMRIAPNGRPFFIDHNSRATTWEDPRLKYPVHMRNKNSMEPGELGPLPPGWEERIHTDGRTFYIDHNTKTTQWEDPRLQSPAITGPAVPYSREFKQKYDYFRKKLKKPADIPNRFEMKLHRNNIFEESYRRIMSLKRPDVLKARLWIEFESEKGLDYGGVAREWFFLLSKEMFNPYYGLFEYSATDNYTLQINPNSGLCNEDHLSYFKFIGRVAGMAVFHGKLLDGFFIRPFYKMMLGKQISLKDMESVDSEYYNSLKWILENDPTELDLRFCIDEDNFGQTYQVDLKPSGSDMVVTNENKKEYIDLVIQWRFVNRVQKQMNAFLEGFTELIPIDLIKIFDENELELLMCGLGDVDVNDWRQHTVYKNGYCPNHPVIQWFWKVVLLMDAEKRIRLLQFVTGTSRVPMNGFAELYGSNGPQLFTIEQWGTPDKLPRAHTCFNRLDLPSYESFEDLREKLLMAVENAQGFEGVD, from the exons tgaaaacaaagagcttgGTTTAGTCCAgacaaaaactattaaaaag ACCCTCAATCCTAAATGGAACGAAGAATTCTATTTCCGG GTGTGCCCACAGAACCACAGGCTGCTTTTTGAGGTGTTTGATGAAAACCGATTG ACAAGAGATGATTTCCTTGGACAAGTCGACGTTCCCCTCAGTCATCTGCCG ACAGAGGATCCTGCCATGGAGCGCCCGTACACGTTTAAAGACTTCCTGCTTCGACCAAGAAG TCACAAGTCCAGGGTGAAGGGTTACTTGCGTCTGAAGATGGCCTATTTGCCCAAACAAGGAGGACAAGAGGAGGAGGCTGGAGAGATGAGGGAAGAGGCTGAG GTTTGGGATGAGTCCGCAGATTCGGGCTCCCAGCGACCCCAGCAGCTGTTGCCTCCTTTGCCTTCAGGCTGGGAAGAAAAGGTGGACAACCTGGGTCGCACCTACTACGTGAACCACAACAACCGCACCACCCAGTGGAAGCGGCCTTCAAACAT GGATGTTATCTCAGAAATCGAGAGTGACAATCAGCAGAGGCAAATAAATCAGGAGGCACATCGCGTTTTCCGTGCGCGGCGCCACATCAGCGAAGACCTAGAGAACGAGCGCATGGACTCCAGGGACATGGACAAT tcCTGGGAGCTCATCACCGAAGAGGATCCCAACGACAGCTTGGCCCAGTCTCTTCCTGCTCCCTCCTCCGTTTTGACCCCGCAGCACTCGCCGACGCCTGCTGCTCAGGAGTTCTCAGAAGACCTAAATCTGAGGCTGTCAATCGCCCCCGAAACGAACGGTGAACTGCCAGGGCCCAGCTCCTCTCTG AGCCAGCTGTCAAACAGACTCCGGTCTTCAAGTATGACAGATGGTGTCAGTGATCAGGCCCAGGCTCCTCCTCTAACG CAAGGTCCCCAGACCAGAAGAACAAGAGCTCAAACTGTGTCAGGTGGTGAGGAGCCCATG TCCCCCTCGGCAGCTTCCTACACCTTGACCACCCCCGGCCTGCCCCCCGGatgggaggagaggaaggacGCCAAGGGAAGAACTTATTACGTCAATCATAACAACCGCACCACTACTTGGACTAGGCCAATTGTGCAG CTGACTGAAGACGGAGCCAGcacctcagcagcagcagcagcagtagcgtCAGGGTCTGCCTCAGCCCTGGTACCTGCTTCcaccccttcctcctcctcttccaatGCTTCCAACCATCACCTCCATGAGCCCCAAATCCGACGACCTCGTAGCCTCAGCTCTCCCACTGTCACCCTTTCCACCCCTTTGGAG ggTGCCAACAACATCCAGGTGCGGAGGGCGGTGAAAGACACCCTCTCCAATCCGCAGTCTCCTCAGCTGTCTCCGTACAGCTCCCCAAAATCACAACACAAGACCCAGCAGAGCTTCTTGCCCCCGGGCTGGGAGATGAGGATAGCCCCTAATGGACGGCCTTTTTTCATCGACCACAACAGCAGAGCCACCACCTGG GAGGATCCCAGGTTGAAATATCCCGTCCATATGAGGAATAAGAACTCAATGGAACCTGGTGAACTTGGTCCTCTTCCT CCCGGATGGGAGGAAAGGATTCACACAGACGGACGCACTTTCTACATCGACCACA ATACAAAGACCACTCAGTGGGAGGACCCCCGTTTACAGAGTCCGGCTATCACGGGACCC GCTGTTCCCTACTCCAGAGAGTTCAAGCAGAAATATGACTACTTCaggaagaaattaaagaaaccG GCAGATATCCCCAACCGCTTTGAGATGAAGCTACACAGGAACAACATCTTCGAGGAGTCCTACCGTCGAATCATGTCCCTGAAGAGGCCAGACGTTCTAAAAGCACGATTATGGATCGAGTTTGAATCGGAGAAAGGACTGGACTACGGCGGCGTGGCCAGGGAGTGGTTCTTCCTCCTGTCTAAGGAGATGTTCAACCCCTACTACGGCCTGTTCGAGTACTCTGCCAC GGACAATTACACTCTCCAGATCAATCCTAACTCTGGCCTCTGCAATGAGGATCACCTTTCCTATTTCAAGTTCATCGGGCGTGTGGCGGGAATGGCTGTGTTTCATGGAAAACTCCTGGATG GTTTTTTCATACGTCCATTTTACAAGATGATGCTGGGGAAACAGATATCGCTTAAGGACATGGAGTCTGTG GACAGTGAATATTATAACTCCCTAAAGTGGATTCTGGAAAATGATCCCACAGAACTGGACCTGAGGTTTTGTATTGACGAGGACAACTTTGGACAG ACATATCAGGTTGACCTGAAGCCCAGCGGTTCAGACATGGTGGTCACCAATGAGAACAAGAAAGAATACATTGA CTTGGTCATCCAGTGGAGGTTTGTGAACCGGGTCCAGAAGCAGATGAATGCCTTCCTGGAG gGATTCACTGAGCTCATTCCAATAGATTTGATCAAGATCTTTGATGAAAATGAACTTGAG CTGCTCATGTGCGGCTTGGGCGACGTCGACGTTAACGACTGGAGACAACACACAGTTTACAAGAACGGCTACTGTCCCAACCATCCGGTGATCCAGTGGTTCTGGAAG GTTGTCCTGTTGATGGACGCTGAGAAGAGAATCCGACTCCTCCAGTTTGTTACGGGAACGTCGCGAGTGCCGATGAACGGCTTCGCTGAACTTTATG GTTCTAATGGCCCTCAGCTCTTTACAATTGAGCAGTGGGGAACACCAGATAAGCTACCGAGAGCTCATACTTG TTTTAACCGCTTGGATCTGCCCAGCTACGAATCCTTCGAGGACCTGAGAGAGAAGCTCCTCATGGCGGTGGAGAACGCTCAAGGCTTCGAGGGAGTCGACTAA